The Bifidobacterium sp. WK012_4_13 genome contains the following window.
TCCGTACACACTGCTGGATGGCCTGACGCTGCACTCTATGCCGATGCAGGCAAGGGTGTGAACATGGACGTGCTGACTTGGTCGGGCAGCACTCTTGCCGAACTGCGCAAGATCAAGTCTGAAGCCAAGGTTTCCATGCGTACGCCAATCACCAGCGTTTCGCTGAGCGTTCCTGCAGAGGCTGTGGATGCGGTGCGCTCCTCACTGATCGATATTGCTGAAGCCGGTCGAGTCACCGGCGATATCGACATTGAGACCGCTGCAGTTCCAGATTCCGATGCGCAGGATACCGAAGCGCCGTCGATCAGGGTCATCTCAAGCACCTTGGGCGAACCACCGGCAAAGAAACCCAGAAAGTAGCCGACTTCTTCTATCTTCATTCTGAAGTTAGGGCTGCAAGTGCATGGAGATGACAGTTTCATGACTGTCTTCTCCATGCACTTTCCCATATTCAAGACGAAATAACCGCATATCCATCTTCGCTGACGCGGGGCTTGCAAGTTTTTGGCACTTGGCAAAGTATCAGACCCTCAGAAGCCGCATAGCTGCGACCAGATCAAGCCAAAAATCAGCGTTTATACTTCGCCAAGTGCCAAAAACTTGAAGGCCCACTGAAATCATGCGAAGACGTCAAGGACACCGGGATTGCCGCCTGACTCTGCGATGCGTCTGTGACGCTTCTTGGCCTCGGTGACCACGAACTCCCTGTACTTTTCGGCTATTTCGGGATCGAGCCCGGCATCTATGGCTATCCGGTTCAGGCGTGCCATCTGACGGTCCTCGCGCTGATAGTCGGCGGGTGCAAAGCCTGCCTTTGCCTTGACGACGCCTACCATCGACGTGTATTTGAAACGTTCCGCAAGCAGGGAGACGATGGCGGCATCCACATTGTCGATGGACTGTCTCAGTTCTCTTATCTGCTCGACTGCCTTGGCATTCTGAGGGTTCTCGGCAGCCATGTTCCTGTCTATCGTGGTCGAATTCTCATCTTCAGGTTCAGCATCGCTCATAGCCTCAAGAATAGCCGGGAGCTATAACCAATCAGCTGACCGAAAACGCATCGGCATCCGATGCATCTCAACGAAGAATCGCTTGTGGCCAGTGGAGTCGTGCATGATGCGATCGTTTTCCGAATGCTCCTGTTTGCTCTTGCTCTATGTGACAGTTTCGCATCCTTATGGCAAGTTTTGGGCACTCGTCTGAGTACAGACCGATGCAACCGGCCTCATGAGCCGCGTGTTCCACCAGTATCATGCCCTTTTCGCGCCTTTATACTCTGATGAGTGCCAAAAACTTGCAATCCCGGCCTGTGAAGCAGTACCCATGAATGTCCGTCAGCCGCAGCCGGATGCAGAGAACGCCCTGCATGCCACCACCATGCGGTCATGTATCGTCGCATGCTCCAAGCAGAAGAACAGCCAAGCTTGTCAGAGCTTGACAAGCCATCGGCGCTCATGCAAATGCCCTCAATGTCAGAAATGACATTGAGGGCATTGTCGCATTGCTGCGGACTGAGCTGAATCAGGCCTGAGGGATGTTCTGGGTCAACGCTGCAAGGAAGTCCTTGTTCGTCATGGTCTTCTTCAAGCGTGGCACCAGTGTCTGATATGCCTGCTCCGGCTCCATGCCACCGAATGCACGGCGCAGACGATAGACGACCGCCAACTCGTTCGGAGGGGTGATGAGCTCTTCGCGGCGGGTGCCGGAGGCATTGATGTCGATGGCGGGGAACATGCGCTTCTCGGACAGTTCGCGGGACAGGCGCAACTCCATGTTGCCAGTTCCCTTGAACTCCTCGAAGATGACCTCGTCCATCTTGGAACCGGTTTCGACCAAGGCTGACGAGATGATGGTCAGGGAACCACCGTTCTCGATGTTTCGTGCCGCTCCGAAGAACTTCTTCGGAGGATACAGCGCCTGCGCGTCCACACCGCCGGAAAGGATTCGCCCAGATGCAGGTGCGGCGATGTTGTATGCGCGGGCAAGACGGGTCATCGAATCGAGCAGCACGACGACATCCTGGCCAAGCTCGACCAGACGCTTCGCCCGCTCAATCGCGAGTTCGGCTACGGTCGTGTGGTCCGATGCGGGGCGGTCGAAGGTCGAGGAAATGACCTCGCCCTGAACGGTGCGCTCCATGTCGGTGACCTCTTCAGGACGTTCGTCGACCAGCACGACCATCAGATGCACCTCGGGATTGTTGGTCGTGATCGAATTGGCGATGTTCTGCAAGGTTATCGTCTTGCCTGCCTTTGGAGGCGAGACGATGAGTCCACGCTGCCCCTTGCCGATTGGCGAGACGATGTCGATCAGACGCCCGGTGATCTTGTTGGGCTGCGTCTCCATGCGAAGGCGTTCCTGCGGATAGAGCGGCGTGAGCTTGCTGAAATGGGGACGTGCCGAAGCATCTTCGACGCTCATGCCATTGATCGTGTCGATGGACTGCAGAGGAACGAACTTCTGGCGCTGGTTGCGGCGCTCCCCCTCATGCGGAGGACGAATCGAGCCATGGACGGCGTCGCCCTTGCGCAGGCTGTACTTCTTGACCTGCCCCATCGAGACATAGACGTCGTTCGGTCCTGGAAGGTAGCCTGAGGTTCTGATGAAGGCATAGGAATCGAGCACATCGACGATGCCTGCGACGGGAACCAGCTCCTCCTGCCGTGCATCCTCGCGCTTCTCCTCCTCGCGGGATTCGAAATCATGGTTGCGGTCACGTCTGTTGCGGCCCCTCCGGTCATTGCCTCGCTCATTGCGCTCCGACACATCATTGCGCTCGCTGCGATCCGAACGCTCGCCGCGATCGTTGCGTGTGCCGCGGTCGCGACGGTCGCGTGTACGCCGACCGCCGTCCTGGCTCTCGCCACGCTCATCATTCTGACGCCGTGACGAACGCTCGCTGCGATTGGGAAGCGCTGCAAGGATATCGTCAAGATCGCGGACCTTCTCATGATCCTGCTCCGCATTGTCCTCTGACGAATCATGCTTGCGGCTTCTTCTTCTCAGAGGAAGCGGAAGGGCGTTGGAGCCATGAGATTCATCCTTGCCTTCACGACGTTCGTCACGCGCCTCACCGCGCTGTTCACCCGCTTCCGTCCGTGACTCGTCGATGCCAAGCGCATCGAAGAGATCGTTCGAGCGACCCTGCCCGCTGGTCTTGCTCCGCGGACGCTGAGCACCGCGCTGACCGGCATCCGAGGATGACGAAGGCTGGGCGGCATCTTCAGATGCTGCGGCCTCCTTGACCGGAGCACTCTTGCGATTGCGGCGCCGAATCAAAGAACGTTCTTCGGGAATTGTCGGAGAGATCCCGGAATTGTGCTGTTCCTCAGCCGATTCGGCTGAAGCATTGACCGAAGGCGTCTGCTTCGGAGACCTGACGGTCACGCCCTCAGGCGCGGCGCCACCAGTACGTGCTGCCTGTATGGTCTCAACAAGTTTTGGCTTACGCATCGTGGATGTTCCACGCAGACCCATCTGCTTGGCGAGCTCTTTAAGCTCAGGCAGTTTCATATCATCAAGATTTTGGCTTGTTGCCACTGTATAATGCCTTTCCTACCGCTCGCTGACACAATGTCAGGCGTGGCTTGAAAATGATTGCAGATTCATCTGCATATGAATATCCGAGGCTGTCCCAGCAATCGGACTCCACATACCTTACAACGCCCCATGGATTCTTGCAAAATAAAACGCCATGACTATCCCGAAATGCAAGAATCCGGCAAGGTGGTTCATCCACCCTGCCGGATTCAGTCGCTACTCCTGCCTCACAAATCCAAGTTTCACACCCATGCTGAAGGTTGTGAAGATTTGTGCGAGGTGCAGTTGGAGCGCTGCCTCACTTTTCCTCGTGATAGCTTTTCTCCGTATTCACGTTCCATACGTTTCGTTTGGACGTTCGGCCGTTCTCGATATTGCTCACAGCCTCCATGGCGGTCGCCATGGAATGATCCTGATTATTGTAGTGGTGCTGACCATTGCGACCCACGCAATACAGATTACCGAAGGAATCCAGCCACTCGACAAGCTCTGGCATCTGAGGATAGGTGTCGAAGTATGCAGGGTATGCCTTGGGCACCTCTTCGCGATGAGAATCAATGACATCCTGAGGGCCGTTGATGATGCCCATGCGCGTGAGCTCGCTGATCGCAAACTTTCTGGCGTCATCTTCTGAGAGATTCCAGAAGTCATCGCCTTCATCGCAGAAGTATTCCAGGCCGATCCACACCGTGTTCTCGACATCCTTCACGAGATATGGACTCCAATTGTTAAAGACCTGAAGGCGTCCGACCTTGTAGCCGGGGTCTTGCACATAGATCCAGCAGTCTGGAACGATAGGCGGATGCCCAAGGGTCGGAATGCTTGTGGTGTTGCGAATCCTTAGCTTCTTGACAAGAAGCCCGATCGTGACGAAGTCGCGGTATGGCAGGCCATTGGCAATGTGCTGCATGTCCTTCGGCGCTGACTTCGGAGACTCCGCGATGGCATGCACCAGATCCTTCACAGGCATCGAAGAGATGACCTGGTCGGCCTTCAGCTCGACTCGTTCGCCCTTTGCATTGGAATACACGACACCGGATATTCTGCCTTCGCTCTGATCTATCTCGACGACCCTGGCATCCGTAAGCACCTTGACACCGGCATCGGTGCAACGCTTTTCCACGGTTTCCCAGAGTTGACCTGGACCGAGCTTGGGATACCAGAATTCCTCGATAAGGCTCGTCTCCACCTCGCGGGAGTCACGCTTCTTCGGCATCAGCTTCATCACGGCATTCTTGAGCACACCGATGATGCTCAGGCCCTTGACGCGCTGCGCGCCCCAATCGGCGCTGATCTGGCTTGGCGAACGACCCCAGAGCTTCTCGGTGTATCCCTCGAAGAACATCGAGTAGAGCTTGCGCCCAAAGCGGTTGATATAGAAGTTCTCGAGATTGTCCTCAGGCAGCTTGTGGACGCAGGATTTCAGATAGCTGAATCCAGCCTCCATCGTCAGCTTGAAGCCCAAGGCCTTCAAGGTATTCGCGGAAAGCGAGATGGGATAGTCGAAGAAATGGTGGTTCCAGAAGATACGCGACACACGGTGGCGCTTGAGCATCACCTTGTCTGTCTTCTCTGGGTCCGGACCTCCGGGCTCCAGATCGTGGTGGCGTCCCAGCTTCCTGTCATCGTACGAGGGAGCGCCCTGCAGTGGAAGCATCGTCTTCCACCATTCCATGATTCTGTCGTCCTTGGAGAAGAATCTGTGGCCTCCAATGTCCATTCGGTTGCCGTTATGCTTCACGGTCCTTGATATGCCGCCGAATTCCTTTGTCGCTTCAAGAACGGTGACATCATAGTCGGTATTGCCATTCTTGACGAATTCCCAAGCTGCGGTGAGACCAGCGGGGCCTCCACCGACAATCACTATTGATTGCCTTTTCCCTGAATCCTTGTCTGTGGATTCTTGTTCAGTCACAGATGCCTCCTCTTTCTCTACATCAATTCCAAAACACATACAGATGCCGTCACTGCCTGCAATCCTGAATAAGACTACATATTGTTGAGAAGCTATGGCATCTCTTCAGGAATGTCGATGTCAGATTTCTGCACTTCTTCCACATTCACGTCCTTGAATGTGACGATGCGGACATTTTTCACAAACCTGCTTGAACGATACACGTCCCAAACCCAGGCATCGGTCAATTGCACATCGAAGTACACATCGTTGCCCGCCGAGCGGACATTGAAGTCAACCTTGTTCGCCAAATAGAAGCGTCGCTCGGTTTCGACGACATAGGTGAAGAGCTTGATGACATCCCTGTATTCACGATACAGGGCAAGCTCCGCCTTGGTTTCGTAATTATCGAGATCCTCAGCACTCATATGTCAGTCTTTCCCGTCTTCTGGTGTCTGCCTATGCTTCGTACCCAGACTACGCCACCATGCACGCTTCGACGGCTTTCGGGTGGTTTGGTTATAAGGCCATTCGACCTGATCCGAAGCTTCGTCCGAGTCCTGTCTGCGACTGCCGAAATGCCAGTTCGATGACGGATTCTCCTCATAGGCCGCGCGCTGGGCGTCCTGTCCAATGGCATCAGGGGAACGTCGGTTCATGGAATCATCAGACGCTGATTCCATGCCCTTCGGAGCCTGCTGATTGGTTGGTGCCGAATCCGCAGCGACATTCCCTGCCGTCTGGGCATCCGTCGTCGAAGGCACCTTCGGCGCATCGCCGGTGACGGCGCCGCGACTCACCGCATTGATAGGCCCCTTGCCGATTCTGTCGGCAACGATGCCACGCTTGCTTTCGATGTGGTGCGGCTCAGGAGCGATGTGCTGCACCTGCATCGCCTCCTTGACGCCTGGATTTTCCTCAAAGACATGCATGCCGAACGCGTCGAGCGAACGAATGGGATCATACTCGTCGACGAGCGTGTCCATCACGATGAGATCCTGATACTTCCCAGCCTGATCGTCCCACAGGGCATCGCGTGAGACGCCAAGTGGAAGGAATCCCAATGACTGATACACAGAAATGGAGCGAGTGTTCTTCTCGGGAATGCTCACCCAGATACGGTGAAGGCCCAGACCGACAGGTTCCGGGGCAAAGCCATAGGTCATCACGCGGGGCATCGCATCCCTGGAATAGCCACGACCACGATAATCACGGCCCAGCACGACCTGGATCCGTGCGGAACGAGCCCAGCCATCGATGTCGATAAGGAAGATCATCCCAATGACGCGATCCATGTCGGATTCCTCATCGACCGCATTGTCGGAATCACGGTCTGTGGGTTCTGCGACCAGCGCCCAGGCAACCGTACGCCGAAACTCCGGATCGCCAACTCCCGATTCCACGGTTTTCTGTCCCCAGGTCCAGGCAACCGATCGGCGGACCCAGGTGCGAACGACGGCACGTTCCGTCTGCCTATCCTTGCCAGTGATTCCAGAAGCGTTGTAGAAGGCATCCAACTCTTCCATTCGCGACAGGTCATCGAGCGTGGCCGGACGTAGATGCACCATCTCCCCCTTGATGTCAGGAATGATGATGCGCTCCGGAAGTTCTCTCGACTGACCGGATAATGACCTGTCCCCAGTGCTGCGTGTCATGATGCCACTCTCGAATTCGACGATTCTTTATCCGATACGATAATACTGCGTCACCTCCACCGGCAGTATCACCGTAAGTGAATGGGAGCTCACAGTTGCCTGACATGCCGCTGAATGTCGAGAAGCACCGAGATGGCACGACGTGGCCATGTCTACGCAATCTTCGTCGGTATTCAGCGGTGCATGGAGCGACCGGCCATCACTTCTGATGAATCTTCTGGATGACGATCTTGCTGACGGCCTTGGCATCGGCCTGGCCATGCGTTGCGCGCATCACGGCACCGATAATCGCTCCCATGGGCTTCATGTTGCCAGAACGCAGCTTTTCAGCAACGTCTGGGTTCTTCTCAAGGGCCTCTGTGACGGCACTTTCCAAGGCTCCATCGTCCGAAACGACCTGGTATCCATGCTTGGCAACGACCTCGGCTGGCGTTCCTTCGCCCGCGAGCACGCCGGCAACGGTCTGCTTGGCGAGCTTATCGTTGAGCTTGCCCGTGGTGACCAGGTTCTGCACATCGG
Protein-coding sequences here:
- a CDS encoding DUF2469 domain-containing protein, translating into MSAEDLDNYETKAELALYREYRDVIKLFTYVVETERRFYLANKVDFNVRSAGNDVYFDVQLTDAWVWDVYRSSRFVKNVRIVTFKDVNVEEVQKSDIDIPEEMP
- a CDS encoding NAD(P)/FAD-dependent oxidoreductase; the encoded protein is MCFGIDVEKEEASVTEQESTDKDSGKRQSIVIVGGGPAGLTAAWEFVKNGNTDYDVTVLEATKEFGGISRTVKHNGNRMDIGGHRFFSKDDRIMEWWKTMLPLQGAPSYDDRKLGRHHDLEPGGPDPEKTDKVMLKRHRVSRIFWNHHFFDYPISLSANTLKALGFKLTMEAGFSYLKSCVHKLPEDNLENFYINRFGRKLYSMFFEGYTEKLWGRSPSQISADWGAQRVKGLSIIGVLKNAVMKLMPKKRDSREVETSLIEEFWYPKLGPGQLWETVEKRCTDAGVKVLTDARVVEIDQSEGRISGVVYSNAKGERVELKADQVISSMPVKDLVHAIAESPKSAPKDMQHIANGLPYRDFVTIGLLVKKLRIRNTTSIPTLGHPPIVPDCWIYVQDPGYKVGRLQVFNNWSPYLVKDVENTVWIGLEYFCDEGDDFWNLSEDDARKFAISELTRMGIINGPQDVIDSHREEVPKAYPAYFDTYPQMPELVEWLDSFGNLYCVGRNGQHHYNNQDHSMATAMEAVSNIENGRTSKRNVWNVNTEKSYHEEK
- a CDS encoding chorismate mutase, which gives rise to MSDAEPEDENSTTIDRNMAAENPQNAKAVEQIRELRQSIDNVDAAIVSLLAERFKYTSMVGVVKAKAGFAPADYQREDRQMARLNRIAIDAGLDPEIAEKYREFVVTEAKKRHRRIAESGGNPGVLDVFA
- the rho gene encoding transcription termination factor Rho, whose translation is MATSQNLDDMKLPELKELAKQMGLRGTSTMRKPKLVETIQAARTGGAAPEGVTVRSPKQTPSVNASAESAEEQHNSGISPTIPEERSLIRRRNRKSAPVKEAAASEDAAQPSSSSDAGQRGAQRPRSKTSGQGRSNDLFDALGIDESRTEAGEQRGEARDERREGKDESHGSNALPLPLRRRSRKHDSSEDNAEQDHEKVRDLDDILAALPNRSERSSRRQNDERGESQDGGRRTRDRRDRGTRNDRGERSDRSERNDVSERNERGNDRRGRNRRDRNHDFESREEEKREDARQEELVPVAGIVDVLDSYAFIRTSGYLPGPNDVYVSMGQVKKYSLRKGDAVHGSIRPPHEGERRNQRQKFVPLQSIDTINGMSVEDASARPHFSKLTPLYPQERLRMETQPNKITGRLIDIVSPIGKGQRGLIVSPPKAGKTITLQNIANSITTNNPEVHLMVVLVDERPEEVTDMERTVQGEVISSTFDRPASDHTTVAELAIERAKRLVELGQDVVVLLDSMTRLARAYNIAAPASGRILSGGVDAQALYPPKKFFGAARNIENGGSLTIISSALVETGSKMDEVIFEEFKGTGNMELRLSRELSEKRMFPAIDINASGTRREELITPPNELAVVYRLRRAFGGMEPEQAYQTLVPRLKKTMTNKDFLAALTQNIPQA
- a CDS encoding GNAT family N-acetyltransferase, with protein sequence MTRSTGDRSLSGQSRELPERIIIPDIKGEMVHLRPATLDDLSRMEELDAFYNASGITGKDRQTERAVVRTWVRRSVAWTWGQKTVESGVGDPEFRRTVAWALVAEPTDRDSDNAVDEESDMDRVIGMIFLIDIDGWARSARIQVVLGRDYRGRGYSRDAMPRVMTYGFAPEPVGLGLHRIWVSIPEKNTRSISVYQSLGFLPLGVSRDALWDDQAGKYQDLIVMDTLVDEYDPIRSLDAFGMHVFEENPGVKEAMQVQHIAPEPHHIESKRGIVADRIGKGPINAVSRGAVTGDAPKVPSTTDAQTAGNVAADSAPTNQQAPKGMESASDDSMNRRSPDAIGQDAQRAAYEENPSSNWHFGSRRQDSDEASDQVEWPYNQTTRKPSKRAWWRSLGTKHRQTPEDGKD